A part of Onthophagus taurus isolate NC chromosome 7, IU_Otau_3.0, whole genome shotgun sequence genomic DNA contains:
- the LOC111423857 gene encoding retinol dehydrogenase 12-like, whose amino-acid sequence MVKNFPKPIIYLSGIAGTFGLACLIKEILGGMQYRKDVRANDKVVIVTGANTGIGKETAWELARRGAKVYMACRDMRRCEKTREEIVVDTKNKYVYCRKCDLSSLKSIREFVDNFKKEQDHLHILINNAGVMRTPKDSKTSDGFEMQFGVNHLGHFLLTNLLLDMLKSSEPSRIINVSSVAHKRGEINKEDLNSEKNYEPYKAYAQSKLANILFTKELSKKLTGTKVTVNSLHPGIVDTELIRHMSFFNSWLATILIKPFVWPFVKGPRQGAQTTIYAALDPELEGVSGKYFADQKEAEVSQKAQDDDMSVWLWAVSEKWTRLNI is encoded by the exons atggTAAAAAATTTCCCTAAAccgattatttatttaagtggAATTGCTGGAACGTTTGGTTTGGCTTGTTTAATAAA agaAATACTCGGTGGAATGCAATATAGAAAAGATGTAAGAGCAAACGATAAAGTAGTTATTGTTACTGGAGCTAATACAGGTATCGGTAAAGAGACAGCATGGGAATTAGCAAGGAGAGGCGCAAAGGTTTATATGGCTTGCCGAGATATGAGAAGATGTGAAAAA acaagagaagaaattgttgttgacaccaaaaataaatatgtttacTGTAGAAAATGTGATTTATCTTCGTTAAAATCAATCAGAGAATTtgtagataattttaaaaaggaacaagatcatttacatattttaataaataatgctGGGGTAATGAGAACTCCCAAAGATTCAAAAACTTCGGATGGTTTTGAAATGCAGTTTGGTGTGAATCATTTAGGCCATTTCCTTCTTACAAACTTATTATTGGATATGTTGAAATCTTCAGAACCTAGCAGAATCATTAATGTTTCTAGTGTAGCACACAAAAGAggagaaataaataaagaagatttaaATAGTGAGAAAAACTATGAACCTTATAAAGCATATGCACAAAGCAAATtagcaaatattttatttacaaaagaattaagtaaaaaattaactggAACAAAAGTTACAGTAAACTCTCTTCATCCTGGAATTGTTGATACCGAATTAATTAGACACATGAGTTTCTTCAACAGTTGGTTAgcaacaatattaataaaaccatTCGTTTGGCCTTTTGTAAAAGGACCTCGACAAGGAGCACAAACAACAATATATGCAGCTTTAGATCCTGAATTAGAAGGTGTTAGTGGCAAATATTTTGC tGACCAAAAGGAGGCTGAAGTAAGTCAGAAAGCTCAAGATGATGATATGAGCGTTTGGTTATGGGCTGTTAGTGAAAAATGGACAagattaaacatttaa